One region of Desmodus rotundus isolate HL8 chromosome 11, HLdesRot8A.1, whole genome shotgun sequence genomic DNA includes:
- the PPP2R5D gene encoding serine/threonine-protein phosphatase 2A 56 kDa regulatory subunit delta isoform: MPYKLKKEKEPPKLAKGTAKPSSSGKDGGGESTEEAQPQLQPQPQPQPQPQSQPPASNKRPSNSTPPPTQLSKIKYSGGPQIVKKERRQSSSRFNLSKNRELQKLPALKDSPTQEREELFIQKLRQCCVLFDFVSDPLSDLKFKEVKRAGLNEMVEYITHSRDVVTEAIYPEAVTMFSVNLFRTLPPSSNPTGAEFDPEEDEPTLEAAWPHLQLVYEFFLRFLESPDFQPNIAKKYIDQKFVLALLDLFDSEDPRERDFLKTILHRIYGKFLGLRAYIRRQINHIFYRFIYETEHHNGIAELLEILGSIINGFALPLKEEHKMFLIRVLLPLHKVKSLSVYHPQLAYCVVQFLEKESSLTEPVIVGLLKFWPKTHSPKEVMFLNELEEILDVIEPSEFSKVMEPLFRQLAKCVSSPHFQVAERALYYWNNEYIMSLISDNAARVLPIMFPALYRNSKSHWNKTIHGLIYNALKLFMEMNQKLFDDCTQQYKAEKQKGRFRMKEREEMWQKIEELARLNPQYPMFRAPPPLPPVYSMETETPTAEDIQLLKRTVETEAVQMLKDIKKEKVLLRRKSELPQDVYTIKALEAHKRAEEFLTASQEAL, encoded by the exons GAGCCCCCCAAGCTTGCCAAAGGCACAGCCAAGCCCAGCAGCTCAGGCAAGGATGGTGGAGGCGAGAGCACTGAGGAG GCTCAGCCCCAGCTGCAGCcgcagccccagcctcagccGCAGCCCCAGTCCCAGCCACCGGCATCCAACAAGCGTCCCAGCAACAGCACACCACCCCCGACGCAGCTCAGCAAAATCAAGTACTCAGGGGGCCCCCAGATTGTCAAGAAGGAGCGACGGCAAAGCTCCTCTCGCTTTAATCTCAGCAAGAACCGGGAGCTGCAGAAGCTTCCTGCCCTGAAAG ATTCGCCAACCCAGGAACGGGAGGAGCTGTTTATCCAGAAGCTACGCCAGTGCTGTGTCCTCTTTGACTTTGTGTCAGACCCACTCAGTGACCTCAAATTCAAGGAGGTGAAGCGGGCAGGACTCAATGAAATGGTGGAGTACATCACCCACAGCCGCGACGTTGTCACCGAGGCCATTTACCCTGAGGCTGTTACCATG TTTTCAGTGAACCTCTTCCGGACACTGCCACCTTCATCAAATCCCACCGGGGCCGAGTTTGACCCAGAGGAAGACGAGCCCACCCTGGAAGCCGCCTGGCCACATCTCCAG CTCGTGTACGAGTTTTTCTTACGTTTCCTTGAGTCTCCTGATTTCCAGCCAAACATAGCCAAGAAGTACATTGACCAGAAGTTTGTCCTTGCT CTCCTCGACCTGTTTGACAGTGAGGATCCTCGAGAGCGCGACTTCCTCAAGACTATCTTGCATCGAATCTATGGCAAGTTTTTAGGGCTCCGGGCGTATATCCGTAGGCAGATCAACCACATCTTCTACAG GTTCATCTATGAGACAGAGCATCACAACGGCATTGCCGAGCTCCTGGAGATCCTGGGCAG CATCATCAACGGCTTTGCCTTGCCCCTTAAGGAAGAGCACAAGATGTTCCTTATTCGTGTCCTGCTTCCCCTTCACAAAGTCAAGTCCCTGAGTGTCTACCACCCTCAG CTGGCATACTGCGTGGTGCAATTCCTGGAGAAGGAGAGCAGTCTCACCGAACCG GTCATTGTGGGGCTTCTCAAGTTCTGGCCGAAGACCCACAGCCCCAAGGAGGTGATGTTCCTGAATGAGCTAGAGGAGATTTTGGATGTCATTGAACCTTCAGAGTTCAGCAAAGTGATGGAACCACTCTTCCGCCAGCTTGCCAAGTGTGTCTCCAGCCCCCATTTCCAG GTGGCAGAGCGCGCCCTCTATTACTGGAACAATGAGTACATCATGAGCCTGATAAGTGACAACGCGGCCCGAGTCCTCCCTATCATGTTCCCGGCGCTCTACAGGAACTCCAAGAGCCACTGGAACAA GACAATCCACGGACTGATCTACAACGCCCTGAAGCTGTTTATGGAGATGAATCAGAAGCTGTTCGACGACTGCACGCAGCAGTACAAGGCAGAAAAGCAGAA GGGCCGGTTCCGAATGAAGGAACGAGAAGAGATGTGGCAAAAGATCGAAGAGCTGGCCCGGCTTAATCCCCAG TATCCCATGTTCCGAGCtccaccaccactgcctcccGTGTACTCGATGGAGACAGAGACCCCCACAGCAGAGGACATCCAGCTTCTGAAGAGGACAGTGGAGACAGAGGCTGTGCAG ATGCTAAAAGACATCAAGAAGGAGAAAGTGCTGCTTCGGAGGAAGTCAGAGCTGCCCCAGGACGTGTACACCATTAAGGCGCTAGAGGCTCACAAGCGGGCGGAAGAGTTCTTAACTGCCAGCCAGGAGGCTCTCTGA
- the MEA1 gene encoding male-enhanced antigen 1 produces MATVVLGGDIMGPERIFPNQTEELGPQQGPTEGTGDWSSEEPEEEQEETGAGPAGYSYQPLNQDPEPEEVELAPVGDGEDVVADIQDRIQALGLHLPDPPLQSDDEDEEGATALSNHSSIPMDPEHVELVKRTMAGVSLPAPGVPAWAREISDAQWEDMVQKALQTRQASPAWK; encoded by the exons ATGGCAACAGTAGTTCTAGGGGGAGACATCATGGGCCCTGAGCGTATCTTCCCCAATCAGACTGAGGAACTGGGGCCGCAGCAGGGCCCTACAGAAGGCACTGGGGATTGGAGCAGTGAGGAGCCCGAGGAAGAGCAAGAGGAGACCGGGGCAGGCCCAGCTGGCTACTCCTACCAGCCCCTGAACCAAGATCCTGAACCAGAGGAGGTGGAGCTGGCACCAGTGGGGGATGGAGAAGATGTAGTTGCTGATATCCAGGATCGGATCCAG GCCCTGGGGCTTCATTTGCCAGACCCACCGTTACAGAGTGATGATGAAGATGAGGAGGGAGCTACGGCACTGAGCAACCACAGCTCTATTCCCATGGATCCAG AACATGTAGAGCTGGTGAAAAGGACAATGGCTGGAGTAAGCCTGCCTGCACCAGGAGTTCCTGCCTGGGCTCGGGAGATATCAGATGCCCAGTGGGAAGACATGGTACAGAAGGCTCTCCAAACCCGGCAGGCATCCCCTGCCTGGAAGTGA